A window of bacterium genomic DNA:
ACAAAAACACCTGTCTCACTCATGAGATCCTGTACAAGCAATCCATACTCATCAGAAAGTGTCATGAGCGCATGTGGTGTTGAAACAGAGGGATGATCAAGGACGAAATCTTTATCTTTCAGCGGTGTGCGACTGACAAAGAACTTCCCCTCTCTCAGCTCGTAGCCTACGCCGTTGGCAACCGAAAAACTGACAAGCCACCCATGCAATAACCCTTGATTATCTTGAGCTTGCTGAGCTGCTACAGCTCCCCTAGCAGAGACGCCCTGTTCTCCCATCGCTCCATCTTGGTTTCTGCGCGGCGCTGATTCCTCTCGCCGCCGTCCTTGTCTCCTTTGTTCGCGCCACATACGAGACGCCTCTCCTTCAAAGGTTGCTTCAGCTTCATGAGAAGACTCATCGGGTGTCTTTTGTTTCGCTCTGCCACCGAAAGAGAGCCCTTTCTTGGACGAGCCTCGCTCCATTCTTACTCGCGGAGCAACAGATTCAGTTGATTCTTCCACTCGCGGCTGACGCGGCGCTTGAGTCACTAACGGTGCCTCATCATCATCGACAACATCATCGAAATCCTCTTCTAAAAACCCTGCTTCGTCCCCCGCCTCGAAAATGTCAGAGTCCATTTCCTCCACCAGGTCTTCCTCTTCCTCCTCCTGAATCGCTTCTGGATAATCACTCTCTTCTCTTATCGGCTCACTCGCAGCAAGCTCCTCGTCCTCTTCATCTTCAAAATCCTCAAGATATGCTCCAAGCGGATCATCAAAATCATCCTCAGCTTCAGCGGGAGCGCTTTCAAGGGCAGACTCAGGAGTTGAAAAGTCATCTTCCTCTGCACCTGATGCCAGCTCATCCTCTTCGAGTCCAGCTCCACACATTCTGCAACGAGTCGACACCGCCGGCACAAGACTCCGACACGATGGACAACGAACAAAGGTTAATTCAGTGCTATCAGTGGCCATTTTTTTCTCCTTTAGATAAAAACCCTTCAAAAAAGTAACGAAACAACAAGCATTGACGCTACAAGTAATGCGAGCGCTACAAGAATTCCTGTTACGAGAACTCCTACCCGTTCATACGAACCAAGCGCTAAGAATCCTGAAACAAAACGATTCGGTCTCGTATTCATCTCGAACTGGGAGAGCGCCTCTTGAGGAACTCCAGGGGCAGCCAATGTTTGGCGGCTCGGCACTACTTCTCGCGAATCTCTCTCTTCCCCCTCTTTCTGAGTAAAGGTAGAAGGAGCACCATTGCTCTCAAGGAACATCTCTTCATGCTC
This region includes:
- a CDS encoding FHA domain-containing protein; protein product: MATDSTELTFVRCPSCRSLVPAVSTRCRMCGAGLEEDELASGAEEDDFSTPESALESAPAEAEDDFDDPLGAYLEDFEDEEDEELAASEPIREESDYPEAIQEEEEEDLVEEMDSDIFEAGDEAGFLEEDFDDVVDDDEAPLVTQAPRQPRVEESTESVAPRVRMERGSSKKGLSFGGRAKQKTPDESSHEAEATFEGEASRMWREQRRQGRRREESAPRRNQDGAMGEQGVSARGAVAAQQAQDNQGLLHGWLVSFSVANGVGYELREGKFFVSRTPLKDKDFVLDHPSVSTPHALMTLSDEYGLLVQDLMSETGVFVRREGDAIYRKEEEAIILGHGDWVRFGEQEFLVTLIPSLPRG